The Lactobacillus sp. ESL0680 genome has a segment encoding these proteins:
- the aspS gene encoding aspartate--tRNA ligase has translation MEQMEKRTDYCGNITTAYLDQEVNLYGWVQRVRNLGNLLFIDLRDREGLVQVVVNHDSGEELMATAESLGSEYVVQVKGQVVKRSSVNPEMKTGEVEIEASAIKILNKSQTPPFEIKNDIEVGEQTRLKYRYLDLRRPNLQQAIILRSKILRATHEYFDENGFINIETPILGKSSPEGARDYLVPSRIYPGSFYALPQSPQLFKQLLMGAGFDKYYQLARCFRDEDLRGDRQPEFTQIDMETSFTDEQQVQDYTEGLLKKIMKDVMGIDLKTPIARISWTDSMNNYGTDKPDTRFDMLIHNLNDIFADSDFKVFANAIQDGGFVKGIAVKNGAKAYSRKQIEKKQDYIKRYHAKGLAWVKFEDGEFSGPVSRFLTDDNQAALIKEFGLEGGELIVFVADKWKVCCDSLDHLRREFAKETDIIPKHVFDFVWVVDWPLFEYDEGFGRWIAAHHPFTMPDDEGIKLLDTDPHKAHARSYDIVMNGDELGGGSIRIHKRSIQEKMLKALGFTKKRAYEQFGYLLDALDMGFPPHAGLAIGLDRFAMLLAEKDNIRDVLAFPKNASASEPMMHAPAPVAEQQLTDLGIEVEEQYQESVAQTEARLEEEAQKDADQNATWDE, from the coding sequence ATGGAACAAATGGAAAAAAGAACAGACTACTGCGGCAATATCACTACTGCATATCTTGACCAAGAAGTTAATTTGTATGGTTGGGTGCAACGTGTCCGCAATTTAGGGAATTTATTGTTTATTGATTTGCGTGACCGTGAAGGATTAGTGCAAGTCGTTGTCAACCACGATTCTGGGGAAGAATTGATGGCAACAGCTGAATCACTTGGGAGTGAGTATGTTGTTCAAGTTAAGGGACAAGTTGTTAAGCGTTCAAGCGTCAATCCAGAAATGAAAACTGGGGAAGTTGAAATTGAAGCTTCTGCAATTAAGATTTTAAATAAGTCTCAGACTCCACCTTTTGAAATTAAAAATGACATTGAGGTCGGCGAACAAACTAGATTAAAGTACCGCTACCTTGACTTGCGTCGGCCAAATTTGCAACAAGCAATTATTTTACGGTCAAAGATTTTGCGTGCAACTCACGAATACTTTGATGAAAATGGCTTTATTAACATTGAAACGCCTATTTTAGGAAAGTCTTCTCCAGAAGGTGCCCGTGATTACCTTGTACCATCAAGAATTTATCCCGGAAGTTTTTACGCTTTGCCACAATCACCACAATTGTTTAAGCAATTATTAATGGGTGCAGGCTTTGATAAGTACTACCAACTTGCAAGATGTTTCCGTGATGAAGACTTGCGAGGCGATCGTCAACCTGAGTTTACTCAAATTGATATGGAAACTTCATTCACTGATGAACAACAAGTGCAAGATTATACTGAAGGCCTGCTCAAGAAAATCATGAAGGACGTTATGGGTATTGACCTAAAGACACCAATTGCTCGGATTTCTTGGACTGACTCAATGAATAATTACGGTACAGACAAGCCTGATACACGTTTTGATATGTTAATTCATAATTTAAACGATATTTTTGCCGATAGTGACTTTAAGGTCTTTGCAAATGCAATTCAAGATGGTGGTTTTGTTAAGGGAATTGCCGTTAAGAATGGTGCTAAGGCATATTCACGTAAGCAAATTGAGAAAAAGCAAGACTACATCAAACGTTACCATGCTAAAGGCTTGGCTTGGGTTAAGTTTGAGGATGGCGAATTTTCTGGTCCTGTTAGCCGCTTCTTAACAGATGACAATCAGGCAGCTTTAATCAAGGAATTTGGTCTTGAGGGCGGCGAGTTAATTGTCTTTGTTGCTGACAAATGGAAAGTTTGTTGTGATTCCTTAGATCATTTACGACGTGAATTTGCTAAAGAAACCGACATTATCCCTAAGCATGTCTTTGACTTTGTCTGGGTTGTTGACTGGCCATTATTTGAATACGATGAAGGCTTTGGCCGCTGGATTGCTGCCCACCACCCATTCACAATGCCTGATGATGAAGGAATTAAGCTGCTTGATACTGATCCACACAAGGCTCATGCTCGCAGTTATGACATTGTCATGAATGGGGATGAACTTGGTGGAGGTTCAATCAGAATCCACAAGCGTTCAATCCAAGAAAAAATGCTTAAGGCACTTGGCTTTACTAAGAAACGCGCATATGAACAATTTGGTTACCTACTTGATGCTCTTGACATGGGCTTCCCGCCACACGCTGGGTTAGCGATCGGACTTGATCGTTTTGCCATGTTGTTGGCAGAGAAGGATAATATCCGTGATGTCTTGGCCTTTCCAAAGAATGCCAGTGCTTCAGAGCCAATGATGCACGCTCCAGCCCCAGTTGCCGAGCAACAATTAACTGACTTGGGCATTGAAGTTGAAGAACAATATCAAGAAAGTGTTGCGCAAACAGAAGCACGCTTAGAAGAAGAAGCTCAAAAAGATGCGGATCAAAACGCAACTTGGGATGAATAA
- a CDS encoding sugar-binding domain-containing protein has protein sequence MTLLTDEQLANIAHDYFLSKLNIADISKKYDLSRYLITKALEEAEEKGIVKISIYQSPKRAEKLERKLQRLFNLKEVYILEDLETKNQDNEMIVNYAAKQIQNYTKSAHVVGLTWGTLIRDIINNFPETEREDLTFVQLVGQAVNASKRKNQLVQQAADKFGANCLTFPAPLYTINPDFVKDIMKEPFFEYIKTFYPRIDLVFASIGTAQSLESGQFFMDYYADKIFSHIDRSKVAGMIFGRPYDIDGNFFKPIETHICGISFAEIMQIPNRFVIVKNRFKEDALLGALRSGIVTHLITTSGIAERVIRKNIEFS, from the coding sequence ATGACATTATTAACAGATGAACAGCTTGCAAATATTGCACACGATTATTTTTTAAGTAAATTAAATATCGCTGACATTTCCAAAAAGTATGACCTTTCGCGTTACTTGATTACCAAGGCGTTAGAAGAAGCCGAAGAAAAAGGAATTGTCAAAATTAGCATTTATCAAAGTCCCAAACGAGCTGAAAAACTAGAGCGTAAATTGCAGCGACTCTTTAATCTAAAAGAAGTATACATTTTAGAAGACTTAGAAACTAAGAATCAAGATAACGAGATGATTGTTAATTACGCTGCTAAGCAAATTCAAAATTATACTAAATCAGCTCACGTAGTTGGCCTAACTTGGGGAACTTTAATTCGCGATATTATTAATAACTTTCCTGAGACTGAACGTGAGGATTTAACTTTTGTACAACTAGTTGGTCAAGCAGTTAATGCAAGCAAACGCAAAAACCAGCTAGTACAACAGGCAGCTGATAAATTTGGCGCCAACTGTCTAACTTTTCCAGCTCCACTTTACACGATTAATCCTGACTTTGTAAAAGACATTATGAAAGAGCCGTTCTTTGAATATATTAAAACTTTTTATCCAAGAATAGATCTAGTTTTTGCAAGTATTGGGACCGCACAATCGTTAGAATCCGGACAATTTTTCATGGATTATTACGCAGATAAGATATTTAGCCACATTGACCGCAGTAAAGTTGCCGGCATGATTTTTGGGCGACCGTATGACATTGATGGTAACTTCTTTAAGCCGATTGAAACACACATTTGTGGCATTAGTTTTGCAGAAATTATGCAGATTCCTAATCGCTTTGTGATTGTCAAGAATCGTTTTAAAGAAGATGCCCTCCTAGGTGCATTAAGAAGCGGGATAGTTACCCACTTAATTACAACCAGTGGTATTGCAGAACGAGTAATCCGCAAGAATATTGAGTTTAGTTAA
- the ybaK gene encoding Cys-tRNA(Pro) deacylase, producing the protein MAKKKNKLEKTLVEKILERNKIPYEQTQFATHEDSGGVAQMDTSILNENEHLVYKTLVCTGNKTGPLVGVIPVTEHLSMKKLAKNSGNKKCEMLPLKDLEKTTGYVHGANTPIGIYFKHHFPIYLDSGMNNEEKVGVSSGKVGRSVFLSPDDLQQVTNGVFCDLLE; encoded by the coding sequence ATGGCAAAGAAAAAAAATAAACTTGAAAAAACATTAGTTGAAAAAATTTTAGAACGGAATAAAATTCCGTACGAACAAACCCAATTTGCAACCCACGAAGATTCTGGTGGTGTTGCACAAATGGATACTTCTATTTTAAACGAGAATGAACATTTGGTCTACAAAACCTTAGTTTGCACGGGTAATAAAACTGGCCCACTTGTTGGCGTTATTCCGGTAACCGAACATTTAAGCATGAAAAAGCTCGCTAAAAATTCTGGTAATAAAAAATGCGAAATGTTGCCGCTTAAAGACCTAGAAAAGACAACCGGCTATGTTCATGGTGCCAATACGCCGATTGGTATCTATTTTAAGCATCATTTTCCGATTTATCTAGATAGCGGCATGAATAATGAAGAAAAAGTTGGTGTTTCCAGCGGTAAAGTTGGCCGCAGTGTTTTCCTAAGTCCCGATGATCTGCAACAAGTCACTAACGGCGTGTTCTGCGATTTATTAGAGTAG
- the hisS gene encoding histidine--tRNA ligase: MRVQKPKGTVDILPEQSGSWEKVEQTVRDFFKQANYREIRTPSFENYEVFSRSSGETSDVVEKEMYDFNDKGGRHIALRPEGTAGVVRAYVEDKMYAPEVVKPFNVYYIESTFRYERPQAGRQREFHQIGVESFGSSNPLADVETIVLAHDLLAKLGVQNYELHINTLGNAQVRQDYHDALVNYFTPLKDKLSDDSKRRLEKNPLRILDSKDEQDKQFLPDAPKIIDYLDADSKANFDEITGILDQLEIKYVIDNDLVRGLDYYTGIIFEFMVEDKSLWESATTILGGGRYDHLVQEFDGPETPAVGFGIGEERLMLVLQKQNPTLFADQGIDFFITNIGEGTGIKAVEIARSLRKQGFRAQYDVDQKKLKAQFKKADRVHAKFVITLGAKELANGTLNVKRLADGKTIDLQLEDVDDMKTVMEQLKD; the protein is encoded by the coding sequence ATGAGAGTTCAAAAACCAAAAGGAACAGTCGATATTTTACCTGAACAATCTGGTTCATGGGAAAAGGTCGAACAAACTGTCCGTGACTTCTTTAAGCAAGCCAATTATCGAGAAATTAGAACACCAAGTTTTGAAAATTATGAGGTCTTCTCACGTTCAAGTGGTGAAACTTCTGACGTCGTTGAAAAGGAAATGTACGACTTTAACGATAAGGGTGGTCGGCATATTGCCTTGCGTCCAGAAGGAACAGCTGGTGTCGTTCGGGCTTATGTTGAAGACAAAATGTATGCTCCAGAAGTAGTCAAGCCATTTAACGTTTACTATATCGAATCAACTTTTCGTTATGAGCGCCCGCAAGCAGGCCGTCAACGTGAGTTCCACCAAATTGGGGTTGAGAGTTTTGGCTCCAGCAATCCGCTAGCAGATGTTGAAACGATTGTCTTAGCTCATGACTTACTTGCCAAACTTGGTGTACAGAATTACGAATTGCATATTAATACCTTAGGCAACGCGCAAGTGCGCCAAGATTATCATGATGCCTTGGTCAATTACTTCACACCGCTAAAAGACAAGTTGTCTGATGATTCTAAGCGTCGCTTGGAAAAGAACCCACTCAGAATTTTGGATTCTAAAGATGAGCAGGATAAGCAATTTTTGCCAGATGCACCTAAGATTATTGATTACTTGGATGCAGATTCTAAGGCTAACTTTGATGAGATTACTGGCATCCTCGATCAATTAGAGATTAAATACGTTATTGATAATGATTTAGTTCGCGGACTTGACTACTACACCGGAATTATTTTCGAATTTATGGTTGAAGATAAGAGTTTGTGGGAATCAGCAACTACCATTTTGGGTGGTGGTCGTTACGATCATTTAGTACAAGAGTTTGATGGCCCAGAGACACCAGCCGTTGGTTTTGGGATTGGTGAAGAACGACTAATGCTTGTTTTGCAAAAACAAAATCCAACTTTATTTGCCGATCAAGGAATTGACTTCTTCATTACTAATATTGGTGAAGGAACTGGAATCAAAGCCGTTGAAATCGCCCGCTCATTACGTAAGCAAGGCTTTAGAGCGCAGTATGATGTTGACCAAAAGAAGCTTAAGGCGCAATTTAAGAAGGCCGATCGTGTTCACGCTAAGTTCGTGATTACTCTTGGTGCCAAGGAATTGGCTAACGGCACTCTAAACGTTAAACGACTAGCTGATGGTAAAACAATCGACTTGCAGCTTGAAGACGTTGACGACATGAAAACAGTTATGGAACAATTAAAGGATTAA
- the citX gene encoding citrate lyase holo-[acyl-carrier protein] synthase, with the protein MQSIFLTGEPQSIPDVLAAKDQRAALQAEIFSQNPQGTLLDVKLNIPGPIKNNHYLQKLFAKGCAALEQDLTAQGLKYFLVNGWDRSSGCENFYLLNDAAKSVKEVAIEFEDKNKLGRLFDADVLVKEQPAALSRSKLGCPRRHCFLCERPAKECARSRRHQVAELQDYISKIYEEEFN; encoded by the coding sequence ATGCAATCAATTTTTTTAACGGGTGAACCGCAAAGTATTCCCGATGTATTGGCTGCTAAAGATCAGCGTGCAGCATTGCAAGCAGAGATTTTTAGTCAAAATCCGCAAGGTACACTGCTAGATGTAAAGCTAAATATCCCGGGGCCAATTAAAAATAATCATTATTTACAAAAATTATTTGCCAAAGGATGTGCAGCTTTAGAGCAAGATTTGACCGCTCAAGGACTCAAGTATTTCTTGGTAAATGGCTGGGACAGGTCAAGCGGTTGTGAAAATTTTTACCTATTAAATGATGCTGCTAAGTCTGTAAAAGAAGTCGCAATTGAATTTGAAGATAAAAACAAATTAGGACGTCTGTTTGATGCTGATGTGCTAGTTAAAGAGCAACCAGCAGCCTTGTCACGATCAAAGTTAGGATGCCCCAGACGACACTGCTTTTTATGTGAGCGACCAGCTAAAGAATGTGCCCGTTCACGTCGGCATCAGGTTGCAGAATTACAGGATTATATTAGTAAAATATATGAGGAAGAGTTTAACTAA
- a CDS encoding NUDIX hydrolase, whose translation MPDKYHRAFGVYGIMQQQEKLIVIKKHGGPYTNRYDLPGGSLEDGEKLTDAIGREIQEETGLTTLEAVQLGITSFRYPWDYQNWHYNQHLCVFYQVKKWQGELQETVNQFAGQDSLGATAMSLAQLTWDNSSLLVLKAKEFIQNNYQFNPADQTFATWPVLTKSVY comes from the coding sequence ATGCCTGATAAGTATCATCGCGCATTTGGTGTGTACGGCATTATGCAGCAACAAGAAAAGTTAATTGTTATCAAAAAACATGGCGGACCCTATACTAATCGTTATGATCTGCCAGGAGGCAGCCTTGAGGATGGCGAAAAGCTCACAGATGCAATTGGACGTGAAATTCAAGAAGAAACAGGACTAACTACTCTTGAAGCAGTTCAATTAGGAATTACTTCTTTTCGTTATCCTTGGGATTATCAAAATTGGCATTACAATCAACATCTCTGCGTCTTTTACCAAGTTAAGAAGTGGCAGGGAGAATTACAGGAAACAGTTAACCAATTTGCCGGACAGGATTCTCTTGGGGCTACTGCTATGTCATTGGCGCAGCTTACTTGGGATAATTCGTCACTCTTAGTTCTAAAAGCCAAAGAGTTTATTCAGAATAATTATCAATTTAATCCGGCCGACCAAACTTTTGCGACATGGCCAGTATTAACTAAATCTGTATATTA
- the dtd gene encoding D-aminoacyl-tRNA deacylase: MRVVIQRVNHAQVNIDGETVGQIKRGLLLLVGIKEGDDLAVVQKAAAKIAKMRIFEDEDGKTNLAIKDVGGEILSVSQFTLLADTKKGNRPSFIEAMRPPKSKELWEDFNQELVNAGLHVETGEFGADMKVDLENDGPFTIVLDL; the protein is encoded by the coding sequence ATGCGGGTAGTAATTCAACGGGTTAACCATGCCCAAGTAAACATTGACGGTGAGACTGTTGGTCAGATTAAACGCGGTCTGCTTCTCTTGGTTGGGATTAAAGAAGGCGATGACCTCGCAGTTGTTCAAAAAGCGGCAGCTAAAATAGCCAAAATGCGGATTTTTGAAGATGAAGACGGCAAGACTAACTTAGCAATCAAGGATGTTGGCGGTGAAATTTTGAGTGTCAGTCAATTTACATTGCTGGCTGATACCAAGAAGGGCAATCGCCCTAGTTTTATTGAGGCTATGAGACCACCTAAGTCAAAGGAATTATGGGAAGATTTTAATCAAGAATTAGTTAATGCTGGATTGCATGTCGAAACTGGCGAATTTGGCGCTGACATGAAGGTTGATCTTGAAAACGATGGCCCGTTTACGATTGTGCTGGATTTATAA
- a CDS encoding bifunctional (p)ppGpp synthetase/guanosine-3',5'-bis(diphosphate) 3'-pyrophosphohydrolase: MSKYIEMTHDQVIAACKKYMNDKQIAFVEEAYEFANNAHKEQKRASGQPYIVHPTQVAGTLANLGLDPDTVAAGFLHDTVEDTPVTNDDIKEKFGKDVAFIVDGVTKLNKYEYKSHQEFLAENHRKMLIAMAKDIRVIMVKLADRLHNMHTLQHLRPDKQRRISSETMDIYAPLADRLGIGTIKWELEDMSFHYLNPEAYYQIVNMMSLKRSQREKYIQDAIDTLENSLDSLGIKYEIYGRPKHIYSIYKKMIDKHKDFDEIYDLSAVRVIVETVKDCYAVLGAVHTKWKPMPGRFKDYIAVPKVNGYQSLHTTIIGPGGRPLEIQIRTEQMHEVAEYGVAAHWAYKQGNFTGVEETSSNEKLDMVREILELKDETQDAGEFMKSVKSEIFSDRVYVFTPKGEVYELPKGAVTLDFAYQIHTQVGSHAVGAKVNGKLVPLDYKLKNGDVIDIMTQSNATPSRDWMDIVKTSRARNKIRRYFRNLDREKSIEQGEQMVADQLREQDLAPKEFMDKDHLEKVLDQFNYHTADEMFASVGFGDLSAISVVNRLTQDLRRQEEEKRQKQLEEEILNSGQKAASSTQPNKSAGSPMKIKHKNGVMIQGISDLMLHLAKCCNPVPGDKIVGYVTKGRGVTIHRADCRNITNDAASQGRLIDVQWENVDDSADGSKQTFNADIEVFGYNRERLLSDVITKLNTVTTNINNLSGKVNENNIAHIYATVAVKNAAQLDKILSKLRDVPDIYETRRADN; the protein is encoded by the coding sequence ATGTCGAAATACATTGAAATGACGCACGATCAGGTAATAGCAGCCTGTAAAAAATATATGAATGACAAGCAAATTGCCTTTGTCGAAGAAGCTTATGAATTTGCGAATAATGCACATAAGGAGCAAAAGCGCGCTTCAGGACAGCCTTATATTGTTCATCCAACTCAAGTAGCTGGAACTTTAGCAAACTTAGGTCTTGATCCAGATACAGTTGCTGCCGGCTTTTTACATGATACTGTTGAAGATACGCCTGTCACTAACGATGATATCAAGGAAAAATTTGGCAAGGATGTTGCCTTTATTGTTGATGGTGTGACCAAACTTAACAAATATGAATATAAGTCACACCAAGAGTTTTTGGCTGAAAATCACCGTAAAATGTTAATTGCAATGGCCAAAGATATTCGTGTCATTATGGTTAAGTTAGCTGACAGACTACATAACATGCACACTCTGCAGCATTTGCGCCCAGATAAGCAGCGGCGAATTTCTTCAGAGACAATGGACATTTATGCACCACTGGCAGATCGTTTAGGTATCGGGACGATTAAGTGGGAATTAGAAGACATGAGTTTTCATTATCTAAATCCCGAAGCTTATTATCAAATTGTCAATATGATGAGCTTGAAGCGCAGTCAGCGTGAAAAATACATCCAGGATGCGATTGATACACTTGAAAATAGTCTTGACAGTTTAGGGATTAAATACGAAATTTATGGTCGGCCGAAGCATATTTATTCTATTTATAAAAAGATGATCGATAAGCACAAGGACTTCGATGAAATTTACGATTTGTCTGCTGTTCGGGTAATTGTTGAGACTGTTAAAGATTGTTATGCCGTTTTAGGTGCAGTTCATACTAAGTGGAAGCCAATGCCTGGCCGCTTTAAGGATTATATTGCTGTTCCGAAGGTTAACGGTTATCAATCGCTGCATACAACAATTATTGGTCCCGGCGGTCGCCCATTAGAAATTCAGATTAGAACTGAACAAATGCATGAAGTTGCTGAATACGGGGTTGCTGCTCACTGGGCATATAAGCAAGGAAACTTCACTGGTGTTGAAGAAACCAGTTCAAATGAGAAATTGGACATGGTTCGTGAAATCTTAGAATTAAAAGATGAGACTCAAGATGCCGGCGAATTTATGAAGAGTGTCAAAAGTGAAATCTTTTCTGACCGCGTTTATGTTTTCACACCTAAGGGCGAAGTTTACGAGTTGCCTAAAGGTGCGGTGACACTTGACTTTGCCTATCAAATTCACACGCAGGTTGGCAGTCATGCCGTTGGTGCCAAGGTTAACGGCAAATTAGTGCCCCTTGATTACAAACTGAAAAACGGCGATGTAATTGATATTATGACCCAGTCAAATGCGACACCGTCACGTGACTGGATGGATATTGTTAAGACTTCGCGGGCACGAAATAAAATTCGCCGCTATTTCCGTAATTTAGATCGAGAAAAAAGCATTGAGCAGGGTGAACAAATGGTTGCCGATCAGCTGCGCGAACAAGACTTAGCTCCCAAAGAATTTATGGACAAGGATCACCTTGAAAAAGTTCTCGATCAGTTTAATTACCATACTGCTGATGAAATGTTTGCTTCTGTCGGCTTTGGTGATCTTTCTGCGATCAGTGTTGTTAATCGACTTACCCAAGACTTGCGGCGCCAAGAAGAAGAAAAACGGCAAAAGCAGCTTGAAGAAGAGATCCTAAATTCGGGGCAAAAAGCCGCTTCATCAACTCAGCCTAACAAATCAGCTGGTTCACCAATGAAGATTAAGCACAAGAATGGTGTGATGATCCAAGGCATTAGTGATTTAATGCTGCATTTGGCCAAGTGTTGTAATCCAGTTCCTGGTGATAAGATAGTTGGTTATGTCACTAAGGGACGTGGTGTAACAATTCACCGTGCAGATTGCCGCAATATTACCAATGATGCAGCTAGTCAAGGACGACTAATTGATGTGCAATGGGAAAATGTTGACGATAGTGCTGATGGTTCTAAACAAACCTTTAATGCTGACATTGAAGTCTTTGGCTATAATCGTGAACGTCTGTTAAGCGATGTGATTACCAAATTAAATACTGTTACGACGAATATTAATAATTTGTCGGGTAAAGTAAACGAAAATAATATTGCCCACATTTATGCTACAGTGGCAGTTAAAAATGCCGCCCAACTGGACAAAATCTTGAGCAAATTACGTGATGTCCCGGACATCTATGAAACACGAAGGGCAGATAATTAA
- the prmA gene encoding 50S ribosomal protein L11 methyltransferase — translation MKLLIIKIETSHEVEDALSVYSQDILGALGTETRKRTDFEHAGWEHDSTIVNLDEIKDLPEDMQFFAYFDEEADAKELVQKYHDKLAELKGYGLAIGSGQITTSYIEDQDWNTAWQKFYHVIDFSRHLAIVPEWEDYEPAFKDQQLIKLDPGLAFGTGNHKTTQLAMMGLERAMTTPKSVADVGTGSGILAIATALLGAQNVLATDISDEAVTAAGENIALNNLTNINVEKASLLQGITGKFDIIVANILAEILLDLIPQLNDHLNEGGQVIFSGIDYLQLDKIKAALDQYNFKITLTMRQDRWVGLIIERKEQ, via the coding sequence ATGAAATTATTAATTATTAAAATTGAAACCAGTCATGAAGTAGAAGACGCACTTAGCGTTTATAGTCAGGATATATTGGGTGCGCTAGGAACTGAAACTAGAAAACGAACCGACTTTGAACATGCCGGTTGGGAACATGATTCAACGATTGTCAATTTGGATGAAATTAAAGATTTACCTGAAGACATGCAATTTTTTGCCTATTTTGATGAAGAAGCAGATGCAAAAGAATTAGTCCAAAAATATCATGACAAGCTTGCTGAACTAAAAGGTTATGGGCTAGCTATTGGCTCGGGGCAAATTACAACATCTTATATTGAAGATCAAGATTGGAATACTGCTTGGCAAAAATTCTACCATGTGATTGATTTTTCACGGCATTTGGCGATTGTACCTGAGTGGGAAGACTATGAACCTGCCTTTAAGGATCAACAGTTGATTAAGCTTGATCCAGGTTTAGCCTTTGGGACAGGCAATCACAAAACGACCCAGCTGGCAATGATGGGCTTAGAACGGGCAATGACGACACCTAAAAGCGTGGCTGATGTTGGAACAGGCTCCGGTATTTTAGCTATTGCCACAGCGCTTCTTGGTGCTCAAAATGTTCTGGCAACCGATATTTCGGATGAAGCTGTTACAGCTGCTGGTGAAAATATTGCCTTAAATAATTTAACTAATATTAATGTAGAAAAAGCTAGCCTGTTACAAGGGATTACTGGTAAATTTGATATTATTGTAGCCAATATTTTAGCAGAAATTCTCCTGGATTTAATTCCACAATTGAATGACCACTTAAATGAAGGCGGCCAAGTTATTTTTTCAGGAATTGATTATCTGCAATTGGATAAAATCAAGGCAGCTTTAGATCAATATAACTTTAAGATTACATTGACAATGCGTCAAGATCGTTGGGTGGGACTAATAATTGAACGCAAAGAACAATAA